ATTTCAGAGATGATGCAAAAAAAATTGAATCTTTGGCTAAGGTATGTGCCTCTACCAATAAGGATGCCGACAAAACACGTAGTTGTGTCATGCAAGAGCAGAAGATAAGCTACAAATTAAATTATGTCGATGACGAAGAGCCAAGACAGTTTCACAAAGCCAGGGGAGGATACTTGCCAGGTGCGCTACAATTTCTACAAGACAAAAGTAAGGAGCCGACCTATGAAGCTTTGTTGgaaaacctttatctccaaacccttgcagaagttcaaagagttgtcCAACAGTCCGCAGCCACAACTGCTTTACTGAAGAGGGAGGAACCTGAAAAAGGGGAAACCTGCCAAGATGCCTATGGAGATGAGCGCTACGCCAACAAACAATATCCAGCCCATCCACTTCGCATAGCCGTCATTGAGGCAGGCCCCTCAAGATAAATTACCTTTCAGCAATATGGCAGAAGAAAACGACCCGCTTACGAATCAATGGCCGCTCAAGCATCGATTCCTTCCTCGAAAAGAGCTTCATATCAAAGCCTACAAGAATATCCACCACCACATCCCCTGACACGAAAGAAGCTAGACTGAAAGTATCCACACTTCCCATTGCCTATAAGAAGAATTCTGGAATTAATGGAAGTTTGGGTGCGAGAAGGAGCGGTCCAACTACCCCCGGTATGGCGCCCACCAAATGATCAAGAGATGTTAGATTCAAGATATTTCCACTATCACATATTTATCCATCACCCTACCAGTGAGTGCAATGGTATGAAGCGCATTGTCCAAGAAAAGATTGATTCAGGGGAATTGCTCCTGGGAACAGAAGATTCTATGCTTTACCACGGATAGACATATATAAAGATATTGCAAAGACAATAaagaacgactggggacttctcgcggccaggatTGCGCCATGcgataaactcggatttgcacCCGGAAGGAGCTGTGTTCAAGCATAAGAATCAAATTAAACTCATCCCTTCATCACCAGCAACGGGCACACAAGCTGTTTGTATAAATGCCTGAATGAGGTTTGAAGCTGCGTGAAAAGTTATTTGAGATAATATCGAAGTAGGCTGTTTTGGACCTTTGGTCTATTGTAGAAACGTGCGGGGTACATATACAACGATGAATGTGCAGACTTGCACgtctacatttttttttgctcGGCTACTTGAACATCTGCATAGAGTTTTAGAATTGATTTAATTTTGTTTATAGAGAAAAATAATGTCATGTGGAGAAGAGTTGTTGCTATCACAGTCCACTTCCACAGTATACGAATCAATGCAACCACGGGAGGGCAATTAATTTCTTTTAAAATGTAGCAGCAATTTCATTCTTAATTATTATTGTTAATAGTGAGCACACCTACGGTTCTGTAGAGCTACTAGCAAATTTAAGTTGTGGTATTTCCACGAAGAGATAGTTAAACCGATAAGATGGAAGGGATCCACTCCTAATCAAATCTGCCTTTAAATATTTTTTCCACCGTCGTGACCTATCCAGCTACTGTGATCCAACTAATAAAATACGTTATTGTGATCCCATCTAACTAACACATtttaatatgacacgaccaactaaatattgagACTATTCTGTTATGATCCaactaactaaatatgctcccTACTATCTACCTTTAAATTTTATCTATCGTCGGGGCCGTAAGCGCCGACCCAATCCGACtattatgatccaactaattaaacacgctactgtaacccgactaactaacacattataatatgacacgaccaattaAATATTGTGACTGTTCTgctatgacccgactaactaaatatgctcccgattattatagacaggaccaactaacacactaattttAACGTAGGCATTACATCTGTttttaaattttctccaccgTCGCCCTATCCGGCTAATATGATCCAACCAATTAGTAGAGCGCGTGGCATTCTGCAACGAGGGTGTGGGTTCGATTCCCGTAGACGGAAATATTGGGGCATTGATGAACCAGTAGAATCATCAAGAAAATAAGTGAAGGAGAATGATTTAGGATCACAATTGGGTTCTTTACAGTAAATGAGTTCTCTACTGGAATGATTTAGCTTAATTAGTCACAGTGTGGCCTGTTGATGAAAAATAGGACAGTGTCTAGAGGAGAAAGTGTACTGGAATGGATGACATGGTGGTTTGGGTACCTGAAGTTTGTTAATAATATTGGTAgaaattgttaattttgttgtttgaaaaacaaaaaatggatGCAAATAAATTGGATAGGTTAAGAAAAGTAGGGGAAAATGCCTTTCAAAAATGCGCACTAGGATTTCCGTTTTGCAGGAAAAAATTGTTTTAAAATTTAACTGATCGTGTCATTTGTTGTCTATTGGTTCATACACCAGATGAATCCAAACTCTATACATATAGTATTCGCACTGGTGCGATGTGATATGTTAATTCATTGGACCCTTTGTAGATATCATTATACTACCTGCATCCTATATCGGTTTACCATTTGGGCCTCGGTATACTACTTTGCATTCATTCTTAGAATAATACTCTTCAAAAGCTAATCAGAGAAATTCCTTCAGAATTAAAGTTTGACAAACTCTCTTCATAATGATTTCAGTCTGCTTTTCCCGAGACCAAAAGGCTGCTCAGTTTGTTTATTCTCCATGGAGTATCATTGACTGAGTGATGATTTTTAGGACTACTCTACGAAACCCCAAGTGTAATTCTATTCAGTACCCAGTACTATTATAGCTTAAAGAATCGATAGCTATAATagtaatgtttatattttttccaCAAAATATTGCAGTTGCAGATTTTATGAGATTTACCTATTTTAAGGCCTACAGATAACGTGCCCAACCACTGTTTTGTATCCAAAGGTGAAATGAGTAGAAGAATATGATATTGTGCGTCATATTATGAATAAATATGGCGGTTATGTTGTGGACTAATTTTAAACACGCTACactgacccgactaactaacatactataatatgacacgaccaacaaaatattgggaccgttcaactatgacccgactaactaaatacGCCCTTGACTATTATAGAcaggaccaactaacacactaattttATATGTGGGCACAACATCTGCTTTTAAATTTTCTCGACCGCCGGGTCGTATGACCCGGTCTCTCCGactactatgatccaactaactaacacactataatatgacatgaccaaataaatattaggCCACGTTATGTTATGACCCAACTGACTAAATATGCTCCCGACTATTATAGACAGACTAAAATTCTATGGGAATATACTGATCGACCGACCAAACaataaacaaaaatctaaaaaagtTAAACCTCGATGGAACATGGAAAATCGATAAGAAGTTATaacattttttcaaaaatcaacAAGAGATTGAGCGCCGACCTGCGCCGGCGTGATACCTagtttgttatatatatatatatatatatatttattttttgttatattgAAAGTAGGAGTTTAAGTATGTAATATGTTGCATCTGCGTCCGATCCACCAACTAGCATATTTGAGCAAACTCAGTCCGCTTTTAATTCACCAAAAGGCGGATCGGGTGTCCGCCCACCAAATTTCAAATCGGATCGGATGTGGGTGATTGCTCAGTCTACCGTTTGACTCTTTGACCCTTAAATAGTTGACGGGTAGTACGCTCGCGTAAGTTGTCTGAAATCTGAATCGACTAAAAAAAGCTCCGCTCTGATATCTATcaaacctaaattagggtttcaaattgaTCAAAATTTCTTATCAAAAGTGTCAAACTGTAAAAGACTTCAAATTCATAGAAAGTTCGAGCACCAATGGCCTCTGGAGAAGGTGTTATGGCTGTAATCAGAGCTACGCGGCCGAATTTTCGTAATGCTCATGACAAAGTTGCGTTTGCAGTACACGCGATGTTCTTGAATGCTGGGTATCTTCTAACTGCGACGGGATCGCAAGCTTTTTCTGATACTATTCTGACTTCTCCACCTTCAGGTATGTATCTCTCTATCTATCTTTGTAGGGTTTTGGGTAAATTGATATTTAAGgtttgaattaggtttttttcttaatGATCACAGATGAGGTTGGGATTGAGGGGTGGAATCAGAGTGAGGATTCATATGGTTTTGTCTACTTGAACACTGATAAGGGTGTGAAGTACACAGTATTAGTGAAGTGCTTGGTCATGGGGGATTTTCTGGTGATTGATTCTATGAGTAGTAAATACCCAGATAAGGAACCTCTCAGTCTTCAAATCAAGTAAATGCTCTTTCGTTTCTTTTCAATTTTCGTTACTAATGAAGTTCAGTTAATCAAGTTCTGGATGTTGCCCTAGTTTGttgattttcatcttcttatgtgatTTTGTGGATTCTTTTAATAGTGTTAATGATTACAATGGAGGAGACGAAAGGACAAATTTTGCTAGCCAGTTTAAGAATTTCGATGAGCTTGTAAAGAAGTTGAATCTGGAGATATTGAGTAAGCTTGAAGATACACCCAAACCAACTGGGAATAGTTCATCATCCCCTCCAAGGTATGTCATCAGAAATacaattctttctttctttatgtGTATGTAGCCTTGCCGCAGAATGGTAGTTCCGGACAACCATGATTTAAGCGTACCTGCTATGGTTTTTACTGCCTTCATCTGTATTAAAAAAATGTTGAGTTGAGAATTCATAAATAGCTGATTACTCTTACAAAGGTAGTAGTACATATTAGCTAATCTTACAAAACTAGTAGTAGTGCACGTATTAGCTAAACTAATTCCACTGAGTCACTAATACTACTAACATATCATGTTGTCTCGGCAAGTCTAGCAAATTCAGAGTTTGCTTTCTAATGCTAACTCATGGGCATCTAAGATTGTTCACATATCCCAATATTTGTAAGATTTCACTTCTAGAATATCATTTAAAACCGTACAAGGCTCGATTAAGCTTCAGTGGATACATATGACATGGTTTATCTGCTTATAATACATATCATGTTGGCTGGTACATCAATGGTCTAATTAAAGCTGTTGTAGCAAACTCGGGTGGAAAGGGAGTTTTATTAGTTTCTGTAATTGTTTTCAAAGAATACGGATAATTGGATACTGAATATATGAAGGGTCTATTTATAGACTTGATCGTGCATGACATGCTAAAACAAAGATGTGACACCGACGTGTCACTAACATGAAGCTTTAACTTTAACCACTTGTCAATCAGGGGATAAAGTTAGTCCCAAATGATTTATCCAGCAAGTGAATATATATCTAATGTATACGAGTAATCTTGATGGTAGACCATCCACGAAGACCTGTATCCACATAACAATTGCACTAATGATATCAGTGAGAAGCTCCAAAGGATTATTTGGTGTACATATATGCCAGACTTAACTCATTCATGGTTGGGACAAAATACATGTAGGCACAATTATCTGTGACAGCCAAGCTGTATTTGACTTGGTGTTTAACTGTGTAGAGATGGTTCACACAAGCAGTTCAGAATTGGGATAGAATAGGTTTTATCTTAGCCATAATGTGTAACATTGAACTGGTGTTTTATTGCTTGATCTGCTAGTTCTACTGTCCCTCCTGTTGCTTCTGGTATTGTCGATGATCGTGTTGGGTATATTGGCCCTCCTGTTGCTCCTGGTATATTCGATGATCGTTTACCCGGTCCTGGAGCTGGATTCTACCCCAGGTTCTAATCTACATCTAAACATCTACGTTTCAGTGTTCACTTTCCAGTTGTTTATCAGTTAAAAGAATAATATGCAGTTCTTTATCTAACTATTTTCGTATATATTCATATCAGGCATCCAGATATTGGTGGTGGCCCCATGCTTATAGGTCTGTTAGACGGTCTATTTTACGTTTAACTTTTTGGCATAATTATATCTCCTGTTTGGCTCACATTATTTCTTATGGACAGGACCAAATGATCCACGCTGGTTTCGCCCTGCTGGTGGACATCCTGATCGTCCTGATCTTCTTGGCCCTCTGTGAGTAAATTCACCCctctaatttttttattaaacaaCATGATTACTTGATAAATAGAGATTCTAATGTCAAACATTTCTTTGAAACAGTGGGATTCCGCCAGGTGCACGGTTCGACCCCTATGGTCCTCCTGAAGTTCCAGGATTTGAACCTAATCGTTTTGGAGGGTATGAATTCTTCCTGCTCATTACAtgtatcttttagtttttggtgTTTCCTATGAGCTTCTAGCTTACTGACTTCTTATTTTTGAAAACCTGTTTAGGAACCCAAGGAGGCCTTCCGGACCACATCCTGATCTAGCACCTTTCGGAGATCCGGATTATATATAAACGTGAAACCTTTCGAGGTGATGAGGTCAGACAATCCGAGAATGTATAACGAGCCGATCAAAAACTTCTGCAAATGATTGATAGTTTAGTGTTCTGGTTTTTCTTTAAACTTTTTTCTGTAGAACATATAAGTTATTTCATGTTACAAACAGGCTACTGTAAAGTCTGTTTTCTGGTTATGTATTATATCTCCTGCCTTGTGTGAGAGCACTAGAGCTTGTCAGTGAAACTGTTATATATCTACTCTTTTGTACATATATAAATCTGTTCACGAAATTATTGTCGCCAACTTTCCATATAATTATTGTCGTCTGTTGGCTTAGGTTTTCTTGCTGGTGTGTTTAACTACTGTGTTCTGTGCTTTTCCCACTTTTTACTCCCTTCTAAGACAAGCCTTGGCCCTCTCCGGCTGACTAAATACTGGAGTAGCTGGCCTCCAGTCAAAGTTTGACCTTTACCTGGCCAGTTAGGGACTCTGGAATATCCGGTCTGGGATTTATATAAAGTATACAGAAAAAACTACCCTTTGGATGTTGAAGGTGTGCCTTGCTTTTTTGCACGAAATATAAAGGGCTTGTTTTCTATTCAATATTGGTTTTATTGTACTCCTCCCATCTGAACATGATTTATATTTGTTGCCAACAGATTGAATATGATTTGTATAGATTCAATTGATGTTTACCTGTAAAACGAGTTTAGTTGAAGCTGCATTGCGCACCATAGTTCTAGTTCTTAGATAATTTCTTAAATTATCAAGTTTTCTAACTTATATATTACTACAACTATCAATATATCGAATGGTTGGTACTTACGTTGTTAGATCAAAAATATTCTCCAATGGTTGGTATAGACGTTGTTAGATCAAAAAATACTCCAGTGTGGGAGCAAAATTTTCTATCCTTTCTTCGAAACTCCGTCTTCTCTACGTCCATCACGTGTGGTAGTCATTCTGGCACTTACCATCAAAGTCCAACATTATAAATGGGGCATCTATCCTTTGTATCCCAATCCCATGAGAACGAGGGGCCCACATAGTAACTATAAGACCGACCTTCTCCTTTAAATCCAAAATACGGTTTAACTATACGTGGCATGTCCTTAACTTCTGTTTCAGTTACCCTGTTATTTCATCAACTAACACATAACTTCCAAGCTCCAATCTCCAAGAAGTGTACCTAACCAAAGGAATTTATTGCAGCGACATCAATTATTCCACTAGACAGATGTGAACCTTCAGGTTACATCCTAGTGTAATACAGGCTTACGGCATTATCCAATATAAGCCGGCCATCAGAGGGTTTAGTAGATGTTTTCCTAGCATCAACGGATTCTTGGCTTATAGTTTTACAAAAGAATCAAAGAAATTCATGTTTTCGTGATTAATTAACATTAGTTGATGTTTGAGTTAATGAGATTTAACATCAAAGTGATTgacgaattaacactaattaattagAGATAAATTAGCCATTATAGTCAGCTAAGAGATTCTGAGTTTACTTCGTATCGACTTATTTTCGGTTAGTTTTTGGCTCCAAATAATTGGAATATGTCCCAAACTAACCAGGTTAAAGCTACTTATTTTAACCTCACTGTTTTTATACTGTACCTATGAGGCCAAGAATTATGGTTGGGTGCTTTATTTCGCTATAACTTAAATATAACCTAGCGAAGTGAGAGTGAAAGTGCACTTTACTTTGAGAGACTTCAGTCGCTTATAGAGAAGTAAAATGTGTTTCCATATAAATAGTGTAATATGGAAACTGAGTTTtcgtcctcttcttctttttagaAAAAAGTTTCTCCAACTAATACGGATAAATACCCTgatttaattgggggccataaaaATTAAATGGGGGCATGTGCTAGAGGATAAAAAGATCACCCCACCCTAATTTGGGTCAtcctttataaattttttttataaatggcTGAAATGCCCCTAAATAATTAgtgataattttatttaattagagattaattcttttttttatccAGATTTTTTGTCGGCAATTTTttgactgattttttttttgcccagatcTGTATGAAAAGTCCTTatggtataaaaaaatttcagtgACGAccctaaacagtcgttaatgtttcgaCTGTTTCAGTGACGgctctaaactgtcgaagattctTTAATGGCAtaaatgtacgacagttttgagtcgtcataaacataatcaatttcctgacgaccctttggaagagtcgttattgttttgattaCGTGTATGACGACCGTAAACaatcgttaatgttttagaagtGTCGTTACAGACAGTCGTTAGTCTCTTAGAAAAGTCGTTATCTTCATCGTTAATGGtggaaatgtacgacagtttagagtcgtcatggTATTGGAATTttttcagtgacgactctaaactgtcgttaatgtctATGAAGGGTCGTTGTTTGGAAAAAAAGAATATTAACCAAGGATAAAACAATATATTCACGATCGGATTAATACGCCCTGAAAATTTTGGGGTATAAATAAAATGTCATGGCCCCCATatttatggcccccaattaaattAGGATAAATGCTTgttatggattaaaaaatatctaagacaaaaaaaagaagatataataaataaataaaaaagaactttaataaataaaatgaGTTAAAAGAGAATATTAAGAGTAAGGCTAGTTCCTATTGGGGGTGGCTAACCGGCGCTACTACGCTAGAAAAGATAAGCGATCGAGTCTCCACCGCTAGCGGTATAGTCTCGACCGTTCGGTTGATTTCAAACCTCCAACGGCTCTTTCTCCAACGCTATAAAAATGGCAAAAATTCACACAAAAATCACTCAAATTTTTTTACACAAAAAATTTCTATCTTTATCTATCTTATCTTTCAAAATGACAAAGTTTGAATCCCAACTTGACTTGGCTACCCAATTTGATTTTTCTGGAGTGGTGCTTGAAGCCACCCTTAATAAGATatgtgaaggttataaagaaataggtaaaaactaaagaagtctacaagtttgggatattaaccaaatcaaacctccaactaagaaaagacaaagaaaagttcaagggaAGGAAAATCTGAaggtaaagaagaagataaacaaaggagactCCGTTCATGAGCGGATTGATTTGAACTTTGGTGAAATggagaagataaacaagatgaagaacatcgtcccaaattttgtaagttatgccattatcaagatgaatgaaagaggcactaatgtaaattaaaattctaaACCTTTAAAGAAAGATGCACtagttttatattaataatatcttaaaattaaaatttgatacaAATGATAGATGCATCATATTTGGGCAGCTAATCTAAACTGATCATATTTGGGCAACACCCTCAAGATAAGATAACAACCatcaaattgaaaatcttttcCGACTCTGTTGCGCCGTTCGAGCCGACATATTTGCTCCACATCAAAcgcgttttgtccattttgtcgGTTTAGATAGCCTTCAGTAAGTGCAGCAACAAACAACTTCACATTCTTGTTGATTATTCCGAAGCGATGACACAATCCATTTGCATTTCGATTATTGAGGTTCAATGTTTCTTCTTAAAATCTATGAAATATGCGACTCCATACAAtctgttgatgttgatgttgtcCATCATTGGCTATATCTTGCATAACAAAAACATAATGCCTGtaaatggattcatcttcagtaTGCTAAATTTGCGAGCTCGACCTCGAACTGACATATTggatttgtggagtgaaagaaTGGGGGATTGAAGAAATGGtatgagttgaaatgaaatttgatattgtatttataggatgatgaAATTGTGACCGTTAAATGAGATGATATGAGCGGTCGAGTCTAGACCGTTGGCGGTAAAAACTACAACTTACGGTTTTCTCTACACTGAGCGGTCGAGTCGGTGGAAACTTGACCTgacctggctaagtggcaaatttaccacttagccaggccagtttGTTTGTTTGGCAGTTCCATAATGGGTGCAAATCTGGAAGATCTATTGATTTTCCACACCCATAAAAACCGACCTAAAAGCTGGTTAAAAAGTGAAAATAGGAAACTGGAGCTGGATATTCGTCAGATGAACTCAGTTTCCTTTTTGATCAAAACACAGAAACTGGGTTTTCGCGAGGCATGGCTTAGCTTAAACGAGGAGcaatttattcttttttataGCGAAGCCAAACGATCAAAGCTAAGCGAAAAAATTAATAGCAGTTGGATTTCACCACGATTAAGCTATAGCTAATGGGACACACCATGGTGTTTGGCGAGAGAATAAAATTAAATTTTCTTAAAACCGTAGGTCTATACTTTAAGAATTTGAAACTAATGTATATTAAGATTTGATCAAGTCAATTTCACTAGAAACAGTCCTCTTTAATTAGATTCATTAATTTGGATAAGGATAATATGAGTCGATTGATTAGTTGAACCTGTGTGATTATGAAAATGACCACATTTTATCTGTATTTAGTGACTAATTTGAAGACAAATCAAATTCAAAACTGAACTCAATCTCAAGTTGGAGGAATGTGTTGCTTTTAACTAGTCATATCCTCCCATCCGACTTGTATCAAAGAAGAAAATTTacttttcaaaaaatattgtatcTATCTAGCTTTCTAAATCTTTATTCTTAGCCTGTGGAAAGGTCCAATGATCTTGAATTGTCCCAATTTTGTAACCATGCTAGTAATAGTTCTAGTGGGTTCATTAGGTCATGTGCCTTAAGATGACTATCATTCATTCAAACAAAAGCAGGATTTAGTGGAAACATGCATGCTTCAACCACGATCAAACTTACAAAAGCAGTTAGCCTTTTAGTAGCTAAAATAGAGCTACCCAAAGATACCAACCAGTTAAACACGTTAGTTATGACTTTTGTCAAAACATATGCTATTCTCTTTCGATATAAATCAGATTTATCATGCAAAGATATTCTTTATATAATCTTAAATGTACCGaataggaaaaaagaagaagaaaaaaagattgaAAAGAGAATATAATCTATCTATAAGTTGCTTTTTACAAAAAATTTGCATTAGTTTTAACAGACTCCTAAATTATTAAAGTGCTTTCGATTTATAATCTATCTTAGATACAACCGAACAAAAGCAAATCTTAGTACAGTATACCTCATCTTTTCCTCCAAATCGCCCCTTCTCCAATTCCATGCAGCAGGGGGACCTTTGGAATGCGGCGAGCCTTCACATTACTGCTCTTACTACAGCAACAGCTACGTAGTTACCATGTGACCACCCATATTTGATTTTGATGTGAGCGTTTGCTAATCGTTCGAACCTTCGGGCATTTCTTCTATTTCCACTTTTATTTTTAACGTGAAGTCGGTATTGACAATGGGCCACACATGCAGGATCATGTAAAAGTGGGACCAAGAAACTTCTCCTCCAGCCATAATTTATTGATATCGCTATCGACTGTTTTGCTTTAAGCATCACGAAATCCCTTTGACAAATAAAAGTAAGCTTAATTGGAATTTTACTATGCCTGCCGATGTTTCTACAGCGCTGCCTGCTTGGCATGATGCTCAGCATACTTCATTCTTACCATTATGGGATTTTAGTCCTCTAATCCGTTGGAAATTGGATACTGGTGGTCGAAAAGTCTGAGaacgaaaagaatgttgtatcactggTTTCGTGAGTTGCGATTCTTTTCGGTAATTATTTTGACTTTTTCCAAAAACATTGACGAGTACAATTGGTTAATGAAATATTACTTTCAGGATATAATGAAACCTTATCAGTTTGTTGGATTCAAGGGTCATATTCCTTTGACCTAACCAATAACACAGAGTATGAG
This portion of the Papaver somniferum cultivar HN1 chromosome 11, ASM357369v1, whole genome shotgun sequence genome encodes:
- the LOC113325388 gene encoding probable proteasome inhibitor, which produces MASGEGVMAVIRATRPNFRNAHDKVAFAVHAMFLNAGYLLTATGSQAFSDTILTSPPSDEVGIEGWNQSEDSYGFVYLNTDKGVKYTVLVKCLVMGDFLVIDSMSSKYPDKEPLSLQINVNDYNGGDERTNFASQFKNFDELVKKLNLEILSKLEDTPKPTGNSSSSPPSSTVPPVASGIVDDRVGYIGPPVAPGIFDDRLPGPGAGFYPRHPDIGGGPMLIGPNDPRWFRPAGGHPDRPDLLGPLGIPPGARFDPYGPPEVPGFEPNRFGGNPRRPSGPHPDLAPFGDPDYI